A DNA window from Synchiropus splendidus isolate RoL2022-P1 chromosome 2, RoL_Sspl_1.0, whole genome shotgun sequence contains the following coding sequences:
- the LOC128754997 gene encoding huntingtin-like isoform X3, whose translation MATMEKLMKAFESLKSFQQQQGPPTAEEIVQKQKKELATTKKDRVTHCLTICENIVAQSLSRTSPEFQKLLGIAMEMFLLCSDDSESDVRMVADECLNKIIKALMDSNLPRLQLELYKEIKKNGASRSLRAALWRFAELAHLIRPQKCRPYLVNLLPCLTRITKRQEEMVQETLATAIPKIMTALGNFANDGEIKVLLRSFVSNLKSSSPTIRRTAASSAVSVCQHSRRATYFYTWLLNVLLGLVVPVDDEHPSHLILGVLLTLRYLMPLLQQQVNTTSLKGSFGVTKKEADVQPTPELLLQVYELTLHYTQHWDHNVVTAALELLQQTFRTPPPELLHMLISTGTIPNATIFRQDAESRGRSSSILDLIGKMLSGEEDGLEDDPEKNEVTTGQFTASVVADGSSVAQVDIITEQPRSSQHTLQPGDSVDLSASSDQGGGGATSASDTPESPNDNEEEMLSQSSSGGANITPETADYTTPENVTPDGGPLGDMLGANDPSLPPSDSSQTTTEGPDSAITPSDVAELPQSRTPLPQVIEPSPPSPTSTEGPDAAESDSSVYIASSSSSSSFSFSSSSSFSATTSSNTSDKVLDGSESQYSGMQIGTLQDEEEEGAAPLTQEESTDPSFLQSALALSKPHLFENRGHNRQGSDSSVDRFIPKDEPAEPEPDNKPSRIKGPIGHYTDQGVEPLVHCVRLLAASFLLTGQKNGLIPDKEVRVSVKALAVSCIGAAGALHPEAFFNPLYLEPLDGIPVEEQQYVSDVLGLVEHGDPQIRGATAILCGAIIQAALTKSRYNIHSWQASVQSATGNSLSLVDLVPLLQKTLHDECSVTCKLACSAVRHCIMTLCSSTLSEIGLQLLIDLLSLRNSSYWLVRTELLETLAEMDFRLVSFLERRTENLHKGEHHYTGRLQLQDRVLNNVVIQLLGDDDPRVRHVAASVVSRLVSRLFYDCDQGQADPVVAIARDQSSVYLQLLMHEAQPPFQFTVSTITRTYRGYKLSNTVPDVTLENNLSRVVAAVSHALTSSTSKALTFGCCEALCLLASNYPVCTWSTGWHCGYFSSSSSFSSRTSFNRSRGRTHSLSQSSNPAASISTTSSTPDIDRRTLTVGMANMVLSLLSSAWFPLDLSAHQDALLLCGNLLAAVAPKCMRNPWTGDEEGSSGTTNSSGGLNKMEEPWAALSERSLVAMLDQLFSHLFKTLNICAHVLDDNQPGPAVKATLPSLTNPPSLSPIRRKGKEKDSNEPSVAPLSPKKSNEVNTGRPADNTSSAASNKSTTLGSFYHLPPYLKLYDVLKATHCNYKVSLDLHSNQDKFGSFLRSILDVLSQLLELATLHDISKCVEEILGYLKSCFSREPTMATVCVQQLLKTLFGTNLASQYEAVLSGPSRSQAKALRLGSSNLRPGLYHYCFMAPYTHFTQALADASLRNMVQAEQEQDTSGWFDVIQKASNQLRSNIANATRHRGDKNVIHNHIRLFEPLVIKALKQYTTSTSVALQRQVLDLLAQLVQLRVNYCLLDSDQVFIGFVLKQFEFIEVGQFRDSEAIIPNIFFFLVLLSYERYHSKQIISIPKIIQLCDGIMASERKAVTHAIPALQPIVHDLFVLRGSNKADAGKELDTQKEVVVSMLLRLVQHHQVLEMFILVLQQCHKENEDKWKRLSRQIADIILPMIAKQQMHLDSPEALGVLNTLFEIVAPSSLRPVDMLLKSMFTTPVTMTSVTTVQLWVSGILAILRVLVSQSTEDIVLSRVHELSLSPHLLSSYTVRLLRQQTPFTGDQPAAQVIGNQEVNCDSPKALPEETFARFLLQLVGVLLDDISSRQIKVDITEQQHTFYCQQLGTLLMCLIHIFKSGMFRRITAAASRLLKCESGTSQVCDEVGLFYSLDGLNNLVQCLITTHPSLVLLWCQVLLVIDYTNYSWWAEVHQTPRRQSLSCTKLLSPHSSGDGEEEKPESKLAMVNREIVRRGALILFCDYVCQNLHDSEHLTWLIVNHVRDLISLSHEPPVQDFISAIHRNSAASGLFIQAIQSRCDNLTTPTMLKKTLQCLEGIHLSQSGSLLMLYVDKLLSTPFRVLARMVDTLACRRVEMLLAETLQNSIAQLPVEELDRIQEYLQTSGLAQRHQRFYSLLDRFRATVADNSGPSPPLTSHPLDGDPPPAPELVVADKEWYVALVRSQCCLHGDGSLLETTELLTKLPPLDLLNIMSSKLFNLSLLCPCLSMGVQRLARGQGPLLLETSLKVTLEQISGVLASLPEPHQSFLPPQEQQPYWEKLAQVYDQPGFYSRVLSLCRALSQYLLTVNQLPSSLHISSDKEDLITTFTCAAIEVIVWRLLKDQLPLSVDLQWGLSCLCLALQQSCIWNRLSTPEYTTHACSLIYCLRLVIVAVAVSPGDQLLHQVTNKKAVGDLDNQVDSPHGNHEHEWRACEIMAELVEGLQSVLSLGHHRNSAIPAFLTPTLRNIVISLSRLPLVNSFTRVPPLVWKMGWAPQPGGDFGTTLPEIPVDFLQEKDVFRDFLYRINTLGWSSRTQFEETWATLLGVLVTQPITMEQEEETQQEEDLERTQLNVLAVQAITSLVLSAMTLPTAGNPAVSCLEQQPRNKSLKALETRFGRKLAVIRGEVEREIQALVSKRDNIHTHHPYHAWDPVPSLSAASPAGTLISHEKLLLQINTEREMGNMDYKLGQVSIHSVWLGNNITPLREEEWGEDEEDETDTPAPASPPLSPINSRKHRAGVDIHSCSQFLLELYSQWLIPGSPSNRRTPTILVSEVVRSLLAVSDLFTERNQFDMMFSTLMELQKLHPPEDEILNQYLVPAICKAASVLGMDKVIAEPVCRLLEATLRSTHLPSRMGALHGVLYVLECDLLDDTAKQLIPTICEYLLSNLRSIAQCVNLHNQQHVLVMCAVAFYMMENYPLDVGSEFMAGVIQLCGVMVSASEDSTPSVIYHCVLRGLERLLLSEQLSRVDGEALVKLSVDRVNMPSPHRAMAALGLMLTCMYTAVLASGSEVTGVRGHVDSGSAVVEAPGVTAGHVGFSSGKEKASPASRPAHSDPQAPDSESIIVAMERVSVLFDRIRKGLPSEARVVSRILPQFLDDFFPPQDIMNKVIGEFLSNQQPYPQFMATVVYKVFQTLHATGQSSMVRDWVLLSLSNFTQRTPVAMAMWSLSCFFVSASTSQWISALLPHVVSRMGSNEVVDVNLFCLVAMDFYRHQIDEELDRRSFQSVFETVAVPGSPYHRLLGCLQAIHQDTTL comes from the exons gAAAAAGGAACTGGCAACCACCAAGAAAGACCGTGTGACCCATTGCCTAACAATATGTGAAAACATTGTGGCACAGTCATTGAG CAGGACATCTCCAGAGTTTCAGAAACTGCTGGGCATTGCCATGGAGATGTTTCTGCTCTGCAGTGATGACAGTGAGTCAGATGTCCGGATGGTTGCTGATGAGTGCCTAAACAAAATTATCAAA GCACTGATGGACTCCAACTTGCCTCGACTGCAGCTGGAACTTTACAAAGAAATTAAAAAG aatggTGCCTCTCGCAGTTTGAGGGCTGCTTTGTGGAGGTTTGCTGAGCTGGCCCACCTCATCAGACCTCAGAAATGCAG GCCCTACCTGGTCAATCTGTTGCCGTGCCTCACCAGAATCACCAAGCGACAGGAGGAGATGGTGCAGGAGACTCTGGCTACCGCAATTCCAAAGATTATGACAGCACTTGGAAACTTTGCCAATGATGGCGAGATTAAG gtGTTGCTGAGATCCTTTGTATCCAACCTGAAGTCCAGCTCCCCCACCATTAGACGGACGGCAGCCAGCTCAGCTGTCAGCGTGTGTCAACACTCGAGACGCGCCACCTACTTCTACACCTGGCTGCTGAATGTGCTTCTTG GTCTGGTGGTCCCAGTTGATGATGAGCACCCCAGTCATCTTATCCTTGGAGTGCTCTTAACCCTTCGCTATCTGATGCCTCTGCTACAGCAGCAGGTCAACACCACAAGTCTCAAAGGAAGTTTTGGGGTCACTAAGAAGGAGGCAGACGTGCAGCCAACACCTGAACTTCTTTTACAG GTGTACGAGCTGACGCTACACTACACGCAGCACTGGGATCACAATGTAGTGACTGCGGCTCTAGAGCTACTGCAGCAGACATTCAGAACTCCTCCACCAGAGCTTCTCCACATGCTCATCTCCACCGGCACCATTCCAAACGCCACCATCTTTCGGCAAGACGCAGAGAGCAGAGGACGCTCCAGCAGCATCCTCGACCTCATAG GGAAGATGCTCTCTGGGGAAGAAGATGGTTTGGAGGATGACCCTGAGAAAAATGAGGTTACAACTGGACAGTTCACTG caTCAGTTGTTGCTGACGGTTCCTCTGTAGCTCAAGTGGACATCATCACAGAACAGCCTCGCTCATCCCAGCACACTCTGCAACCGGGTGACTCTGTTGACCTGAGTGCCTCCTCGGAccaaggtggtggtggtgcgaCTTCAGCCTCCGACACCCCTGAATCGCCCAATGacaatgaggaggaaatgtTGAGTCAGAGCTCCAGTGGCGGAGCCAACATCACTCCTGAAACAGCTGACTACACTACACCTGAGAATGTGACCCCTGATGGAGGACCCTTAGGAGACATGCTTGGAGCTAATGATCCCTCGCTACCACCCAGTGACTCCTCCCAGACCACAACAGAGGGTCCCGACTCGGCTATCACCCCCTCAGATGTCGCAGAGCTG CCACAGTCACGTACTCCATTGCCACAGGTGATTGAGCCGTcccctccatctccaacatccacTGAAGGTCCCGATGCTGCAGAAAGCGATTCTTCTGTCTACATagcttcctcttcttcgtcctcttctttctctttttcctcctcttcttccttctctgcCACGACTTCATCTAACACTAGCGACAAG GTGCTGGATGGCAGTGAGAGTCAGTATTCTGGGATGCAGATCGGAACactgcaggatgaagaggaggaaggtgcAGCCCCACTAACCCAGGAAGAATCCACAGACCCGTCATTCCTCCAGTCAGCCCttg CTTTGAGCAAACCTCACCTTTTTGAGAACAGAGGTCACAACAGGCAGGGTTCGGATAGCAGTGTAGACCGCTTCATACCAAAGGACGAACCAGCCGAACCAGAACCAGACAATAAg CCGTCTCGCATAAAGGGTCCAATTGGACACTACACTGACCAGGGAGTGGAGCCACTGGTTCATTGTGTGCGGCTTCTTGCTGCCTCCTTCCTGTTGACGGGACAAAAAAATG GTCTAATCCCTGACAAGGAGGTCCGAGTGAGTGTGAAGGCCCTGGCGGTCAGCTGCATCGGTGCAGCAGGAGCCCTGCACCCTGAAGCTTTCTTCAACCCGCTTTATTTGGAGCCGCTGGACGGCATTCCTGTCGAAG AGCAACAATATGTGAGTGATGTTCTGGGACTTGTTGAACATGGGGACCCCCAAATCAGAGGGGCTACAGCCATCCTGTGCGGAGCCATCATCCAGGCAGCGCTCACCAAAAGCCGATACAACATTCACAGCTGGCAGGCCAGCGTGCAAAGTGCAACAG GTAACTCTTTGTCCCTGGTGGATTTGGTACCATTGCTCCAGAAAACCCTCCACGATGAATGCTCAGTCACCTGCAAGTTGGCTTGCTCTGCAGTCCGG CACTGCATCATGACTCTGTGTAGCAGCACCCTCAGTGAGATTGGCTTGCAGCTGCTCATTGACCTGCTGTCTTTGCGGAACTCATCCTATTGGCTAGTCCGGACTGAACTATTGGAGACCCTGGCTGAGATGGATTTCCG GTTAGTTAGCTTTTTAGAAAGAAGAACAGAGAATCTACACAAAGGAGAGCATCACTACACCGGG CGTCTTCAGCTGCAAGACAGAGTTCTAAATAATGTGGTCATTCAACTGCTGGGGGACGATGACCCCAGAGTCCGCCATGTTGCAGCTTCAGTCGTCAGCAG GCTGGTTTCCAGGTTGTTCTATGACTGTGACCAGGGTCAAGCCGACCCAGTGGTGGCCATTGCCCGGGACCAGAGCTCGGTCTACCTGCAACTGCTCATGCATGAGGCACAACCGCCCTTTCAGTTTACAGTCAGCACTATCACAAG AACCTACAGAGGTTACAAATTGTCCAACACTGTACCTGACGTCACTTTGGAGAACAACTTGTCCCGTGTTGTGGCTGCCGTCTCCCACGCACTTACATCATCTACTTCAAAAGCCCTGACA TTTGGTTGCTGTGAGGCCCTGTGCCTCCTGGCGTCGAATTACCCAGTATGCACTTGGAGCACAGGCTGGCACTGTGGCTATTTCAGCTCTAGTAGCAGCTTTTCTTCCCGCACCAGCTTCAACCGCAGTAGAGGCAGAACTCACAG TCTTTCACAGTCAAGCAATCCTGCAGCCTCCATTTCCACCACCTCTTCTACACCTGACATTGATCGAAGGACTCTTACTGTGGGAATGGCCAACATGGTTCTGTCTTTACTTTCATCTGCCTGGTTTCCACTGGATCTCTCTGCACATCAAGATGCTTTGCTGCTGTGTGGCAACTTACTTGCTG CTGTAGCACCGAAATGCATGAGAAACCCATGGACAGGAGATGAAGAAGGGAGCAGTGGCACCACAAACTCCAGTGGAGGGCTGAATAAGATGGAGGAACCGTGGGCAGCTCTGTCGGAGCGCAGCCTGGTGGCCATGCTGGACCAGCTCTTCTCACACTTGTTCAAGACCCTAAATATCTGTGCTCATGTGTTGGATGACAATCAACCAGGACCAGCAGTGAAG GCCACTCTCCCTTCTCTGACTAACCCCCCTTCCCTCAGTCCTATTCGACGAAAAGGAAAAGAGAAGGATTCTAATGAGCCCAGTGTCGCCCCCTTGAGTCCAAAGAAAAGCAACGAGGTCAACACAG GAAGACCGGCTGACAACACAAGCTCTGCAGCATCAAACAAGTCCACCACCCTTGGAAGTTTCTACCATTTGCCACCCTACCTCAAACTTTATGACGTCCTCAAAGCGACACACTGTAACTACAAG GTGTCGCTGGATCTTCACAGTAATCAGGATAAATTTGGTAGCTTCCTACGATCCATTTTAGATGTTCTTTCTCAGCTGCTGGAGTTAGCGACACTACATGACATCAGCAAG TGTGTGGAGGAGATACTGGGATACCTGAAGTCCTGCTTCTCCAGAGAACCAACTATGGCCACCGTTTGTGTGCAGCAG CTGTTGAAGACCTTGTTCGGGACAAATCTGGCTTCCCAATATGAGGCAGTCCTGAGTGGGCCAAGCCGCTCCCAGGCTAAGGCTTTGCGTCTGGGCTCTTCCAATCTTCGCCCGGGTCTTTACCACTACTGCTTTATGGCACCATACACACACTTCACACAAGCGCTGGCTGATGCAAGTCTCCGCAACATGGTGCAggcagagcaggagcaggacacTTCAGG ATGGTTTGATGTAATCCAGAAAGCTTCAAACCAATTGAGATCCAATATTGCCAATGCAACGCGGCACAGAGGAGACAAG AATGTCATCCACAACCACATCCGACTCTTCGAGCCCCTGGTGATCAAAGCATTAAAGCAGTACACCACCAGCACCTCCGTGGCCCTGCAGAGACAAGTCCTCGACCTCCTCGCTCAGCTCGTGCAGTTGAGAGTCAACTACTGCCTGCTAGACTCCGACCAG GTGTTCATTGGGTTTGTCTTGAAACAGTTTGAGTTCATTGAAGTCGGGCAGTTCAG AGATTCAGAGGCCATCATCcccaacatcttcttcttcctggttCTGCTGTCTTACGAGCGCTACCACTCAAAGCAGATCATCAGCATCCCAAAAATCATCCAGCTGTGTGACGGCATCATGGCCAGTGAGAGGAAGGCTGTGACACATG CGATACCAGCGCTGCAGCCTATAGTTCATGACCTCTTCGTCCTGCGGGGGTCAAACAAAGCAGATGCCGGAAAAGAGCTGGACACTCAGAAGGAGGTGGTTGTCTCAATGCTGCTCAGACTCGTGCAGCACCACCAG GTTCTGGAGATGTTTATCCTTGTACTGCAGCAGTGTCACAAGGAGAATGAAGACAAGTGGAAGAGGCTGTCCAGACAGATTGCTGATATCATTCTCCCCATGATTGCTAAGCAGCAG ATGCACTTGGATTCTCCCGAGGCTTTGGGAGTGCTGAACACTCTGTTTGAGATTGTAGCCCCTTCCTCCCTGAGGCCAGTTGACATGTTGCTCAAGAGCATGTTCACCACCCCAGTCACTATG ACGTCCGTCACAACTGTTCAGCTGTGGGTGTCTGGTATCTTGGCCATACTCCGGGTCCTTGTTTCACAGTCCACGGAGGATATTGTCCTGTCCCGGGTCCATGAGCTCTCCCTCTCGCCGCATCTTCTTTCTAGCTATACAGTTCGTCTCCTGCGTCAGCAGACACCCTTCACTGGCGACCAGCCTGCTGCTCAAGTGATTGGCAACCAGGAGGTCAACTGTGATTCTCCGAAGGCTCTACCCGAGGAAACTTTTGCAAG ATTCTTGCTGCAGCTGGTGGGAGTGTTGCTGGATGACATTTCTTCCAGGCAGATAAAAGTTGACATCACGGAGCAGCAACACACTTTCTACTGTCAACAGCTGGGCACGTTGCTCATGTGTCTCATCCACATCTTCAAAAGTG GAATGTTTCGTAGaatcacagcagcagccagtcGTCTTCTGAAGTGCGAGAGTGGCACCAGTCAGGTCTGCGATGAGGTTGGTCTTTTCTATAGTCTGGACGGTCTGAACAACCTGGTGCAGTGCCTGATCACCACCCACCCTTCCTTGGTGTTGCTCTGGTGTCAAGTCCTTCTTGTCATCGACTACACTAACTACTCTTGGTGGGCGGAGGTCCATCAGACCCCAAG GAGACAGAGTCTCTCATGCACAAAGCTGCTCAgcccccactcctctggggatgGTGAAGAGGAAAAGCCAGAGTCTAAGTTAGCGATGGTCAATAGAGAGATTGTACGCAGAGGTGCTCTCATCCTCTTCTGTGACTATGTG TGCCAGAACCTCCATGATTCAGAGCATTTAACCTGGTTGATTGTGAACCATGTCCGGGACCTTATCAGTCTTTCCCACGAGCCGCCGGTGCAAGATTTCATCAGCGCTATACACAGAAATTCTGCAGCCAGTGGCCTTTTCATCCAGGCCATTCAGTCTCGCTGTGACAATCTTACAACC CCCACCATGTTGAAGAAGACCCTGCAGTGTTTGGAAGGCATCCACCTGAGTCAGTCTGGGTCCCTGCTCATGTTGTacgtggacaagctgctcagtACTCCTTTCCGAGTTCTGGCTCGTATGGTGGACACTCTGGCATGTCGCAGGGTTGAAATGCTGCTGGCTGAGACGCTACAG AACAGCATTGCCCAACTGCCAGTGGAGGAACTGGACAGGATCCAGGAATACCTCCAGACTAGTGGTTTGGCTCAGAG ACACCAGAGGTTCTATTCCCTGCTGGACAGATTCCGAGCAACTGTTGCAGACAATAGTGGTCCCTCTCCTCCCTTGACATCACACCCATTAGATGGtgatcctcctcctgctcctgaatTAGTTGTTgctgataag GAGTGGTATGTGGCTCTTGTGAGATCGCAGTGCTGCCTTCATGGAGATGGTTCCCTGTTGGAGACAACAGAGCTGCTTACCAAGCTTCCTCCACTTGACTTGCTCAACATCATGAGCAGCAAG CTGTTCAACCTGAGTCTCCTGTGTCCGTGCTTGAGTATGGGAGTGCAGCGACTGGCTCGGGGCCAGGGGCCACTCTTGCTGGAGACCTCCTTGAAGGTGACTTTGGAGCAGATTTCAGGGGTGTTGGCGTCACTACCTGAACCGCATCAGTCTTTCCTGCCACCCCAAGAACAGCAACCCTACTGGGAGAAACTGGCTCAAGTGTATG ATCAACCAGGTTTCTACTCCAGAGTTCTATCACTGTGTAGAGCTTTGTCCCAATACCTGCTCACAGTGAACCAGCTCCCCTCCTCACTGCACATCTCCTCAGACAAAGAAGACCTCATCACTACATTCACATGCGCTGCGATTGAG GTGATCGTGTGGCGTCTGCTGAAGGACCAGTTGCCCCTGAGTGTGGATCTTCAGTGGGGTCTATCTTGTTTGTGTCTGGCTCTGCAGCAGTCCTGCATCTGGAACAGACTCTCCACCCCTGAGTACACAACACATGCATGCTCTCTCATATACTGTCTTCGCCTTGTTATAGTTGCAG tggcaGTGAGTCCCGGAGACCAGCTCCTGCATCAAGTAACAAATAAGAAGGCTGTAGGCGATTTGGATAACCAAGTGGATTCACCTCATGGGAACC ATGAACATGAATGGAGAGCGTGTGAGATCATGGCTGAGCTGGTCGAAGGCCTGCAGAGTGTCTTGTCCCTGGGCCACCATAGAAACAGCGCTATTCCAGCGTTCCTCACTCCCACCCTCCGCAACATTGTGATAAGTCTATCACGCCTGCCGCTGGTGAACAGCTTCACCAGAGTTCCTCCGCTG GTTTGGAAAATGGGCTGGGCCCCACAACCAGGAGGGGACTTTGGCACAACATTACCTGAAATTCCTGTGGACTTCCTTCAGGAAAAAGATGTTTTTAGAGATTTTCTCTACAGAATCAACACTTTGG GTTGGAGCAGCAGGACTCAGTTTGAGGAGACTTGGGCCACTTTGCTTGGGGTGCTGGTCACCCAGCCGATCACAATGGAGCAGGAAGAAGAGACACAGCAGGAG GAGGATCTGGAGAGAACTCAGTTGAATGTGCTGGCAGTGCAGGCCATCACCAGCCTGGTGCTGAGTGCGATGACCCTGCCCACTGCTGGCAACCCTGCGGTCAGTTGTCTGGAACAGCAGCCGCGCAACAAAAGCCTCAAAGCTCTGGAGACAAG GTTTGGAAGGAAACTGGCAGTCATCAGAggtgaggtggagagagaaataCAAGCTCTTGTATCCAAGAGGGacaacattcacacacatcacCCCTACCACGCCTGGGACCCAGTGCCCTCCTTATCAGCTGCCTCTCCAG CTGGAACTTTGATTAGCCATGAAaagctgctcctccagatcaacacagagagagagatgggcaACATGGACTACAAGTTGGGGCAG GTATCCATTCACTCCGTGTGGCTTGGCAATAATATTACACCTCTGAGAGAGGAAGAGTggggtgaggatgaggaagatgaaacGGACACACCCgctcctgcttctccaccacTTTCCCCCATCAATTCAAG AAAACATCGAGCTGGTGTGGACATCCACTCGTGTTCCCAGTTCCTCCTGGAGCTCTACAGCCAGTGGTTGATCCCTGGCTCCCCAAGCAACCGGAGGACTCCAACCATACTCGTCAGTGAGGTGGTCCGATCG CTGCTGGCAGTGTCGGACCTTTTCACTGAAAGGAACCAGTTCGACATGATGTTCTCCACACTGATGGAACTACAGaagcttcatccacctgaggaTGAGATCCTCAATCAGTATCTAGTGCCTGCCATCTGCAAAGCTGCGTCCGTGTTGGGAATG GACAAAGTGATAGCCGAGCCCGTGTGCCGCCTACTGGAGGCCACCCTGCGCAGCACCCACCTGCCCAGCCGGATGGGAGCCCTCCATGGAGTTCTCTATGTGTTGGAATGTGACCTGCTGGATGATACAGCCAAACAGCTGATCCCCACCATCTGCGAGTACCTGCTCTCCAACCTACGCTCCATCGCTCA GTGCGTGAACCTCCATAACCAGCAGCATGTGTTGGTCATGTGTGCCGTTGCCTTCTACATGATGGAAAATTACCCTCTAGATGTCGGCTCCGAGTTCATGGCCGGGGTTATCCAG ctGTGTGGTGTCATGGTGTCCGCCAGCGAGGATTCCACCCCATCTGTAATCTATCACTGTGTGCTGCGAGGTCTGGAGCGCCTCCTACTGTCGGAGCAGTTGTCTCGTGTGGATGGTGAAGCGCTTGTGAAACTCAGTGTGGACAGAGTCAACATGCCTTCGCCACACAGAGCCATGGCCGCTCTGGGCCTCATGCTTACATGCATGTACACTG CGGTGCTAGCGTCGGGTTCAGAAGTGACAGGGGTTAGAGGTCATGTTGACTCTGGCTCTGCGGTAGTGGAGGCGCCGGGCGTCACTGCGGGTCATGTTGGTTTCTCCTCAGGCAAGGAGAAGGCCAGCCCCGCCAGCCGCCCGGCCCACTCTGATCCCCAGGCTCCAGACAGTGAGTCCATCATTGTTGCCATGGAGAGGGTGTCTGTACTGTTCGACAG GATCCGAAAAGGTTTACCCAGCGAGGCCCGAGTGGTGTCCCGGATTCTGCCCCAATTTCTAGACGACTTCTTTCCACCACAGGACATCATGAACAAAGTCATCGGCGAGTTCCTGTCCAATCAGCAGCCATATCCTCAGTTCATGGCAACTGTCGTCTACAAG GTGTTCCAGACTCTCCACGCCACAGGCCAGTCCTCCATGGTACGAGACTGGGTCCTGCTGTCTTTGTCGAACTTCACCCAGAGGACCCCGGTGGCCATGGCCATGTGGAGCTTGTCCTGCTTTTTTGTCTCTGCCTCCACTTCTCAGTGGATCTCGGCATT ATTGCCACATGTTGTCAGCAGAATGGGCTCCAATGAGGTAGTGGATGTCAACCTCTTCTGCCTGGTGGCCATGGACTTTTACCGGCATCAGATAGATGAGGAGCTGGATCGAAGGTCCTTCCAGTCTGTTTTCGAGACTGTGGCAGTGCCGGGGAGTCCTTATCACCGGCTGCTGGGCTGCCTGCAGGCCATCCACCAGGACACAACACTCTGA